The Pyxicephalus adspersus chromosome 1, UCB_Pads_2.0, whole genome shotgun sequence sequence TCTGAAGTTGCTTCAATGAGCAAGCTGTGGCACGTTGGTAATATAAAaggatttgttgtttttttttgttaaagctttgGTTTTATTTACTTCAGTGAAGTGTGCCAATCTTTTTGGACTATTGCACTGAAAATGGTCAGAACCCTTACAAATGTCAGAACATAAACAGTTCTTCTCCATCTGTTTGATTCAGCTCCATTCGGTCCCAGTTGCAAGGAGACAAGCAGTCTTCACTCTGAATATCATTTGCAGTCAGCCCAATGTCAAGGACATGAGGATTAGTCCTAGACTCCGCAAGCCTGGGTAAACAAGGAATAGAACAAGGTAAATATTACATAACTTCAGTCCGGACAAAGTCTTTACTAACTTTATCACAGAGGAAAATATTTTTGGTCTCAGGGAACCCCGAGGGTTGATGAGAACAAAGCCTCTATTATAGTTTAAAATCAGAAACGTCTCATTACAATATTAGTCAAAAAGCCCCCTTCTAGACCGCTAAAAGAACACTGGTGTCATCCTACcaggaactatgcaggcaccataaTCAGATGGGTGGTCAGTTACTTAagctcaaagaacctctagcaaccacTGGTGGAACCCTAGATGAGACTATGAACTTCCAAAGTATAACAGCAATGAAAGACAATATAGATGCAGTTACTGCTGGCCTCCTGGCTTGCAATCTGGCTTCTGAGTGACACTTGCAGAACAAGTATCCATCAAGAATTTAGAGAAATACAAGTTACTCATATCTACTTGTTTGAAGTTAAAGACAGGAAACCATTTAGTTAAACTTGATATAAGCATGATTAGAAAGTCAGTGATCTGGAACAAGAACTGAAGGAAGGATAACGATGACCATCTAAGAGCTTGTACTATTAGAAATATGACAGCTGGCATTTGAGTTTTTTCCCTGAAGGGCCTAATTATTACCAACTTTAAGGTCCAGCCATAATTTATTGCCATGGGTCTGTTTTGCTCCCACCCTCCGAGAACCCCATTATAAGATACTTTTTGAAAGATCAAAGCTAAGAAATGTACTGCTAGATTTACCTTGAGAAAGCCTCATCAAGCCCATCATCTAGTTCctgtataaagaaaacatacaagaTAAACACTTCAAAAACTGTTGTAGGAGTAAAAGGAAATATTACAAAGATGCCACTTTCAATAAAAGCCAATACAGCTTGCCAGCGCTGGCAAGAAAAATTGATTGTCTCCCTTCCATACTGTGAAATGAAACAAGTTATAAAGGACTGCCAGTGATGTGTGGCACAAATGGCTCTGAGGTCTACTGTATTATTTAGAAGCATTATTAGTATGCACTGGATCTAAAGGATGGTTACCAGCCAAACCTGGGACTGAAACTGTTGGGGAAACATACAAAAGTTTTTAACTTACCCACACTATGTTGTTGTTTTCATTGGCAGCATTTTGTTGAAACAGACCTTCAAAGTGGTTGTCTCCTGCATTTAATATTTCCAAAGCTTTGGTAGCTTCATCTAGCTCTAATAGATTACCTGTAGCTATAAATATCACAGAAaaacccaggttaaaaaaaaaaaaaaaaacacacacacacgtattcTAAGTGTTTATATTTCAGGTTTTAGAGATACCATGCTGCATAACTGTATTTCTTGACTGATCCTGGCTGGAGTTGGACCAATAAAAGTATACTACTGAACACCACCCATGCAGAATTTTGAGAAAAGCCACAGAACACAGCAATAGGTGTTAAATAAATGTAGTATTATCATGGGAAAATACACATCTAGAAAGAGGTCTTGTCACATTTGTACCTGGGCAATCCTTGCATCATGCATGAGGTGCAATAAAGGTCAAGTACACCAAGAAGAGGGACAAATATGTCAAAACCTATAATTCTATTTCAGCATTAGAGATgttcagtaataaaaataaatggataaaCAAAAGTTCAGGCTGGCATGTTTGCATTTTGACTGGTAGCAACTTCATCTATTAGCTGAACGCATCAGGTATAATATTAGGTACCACCCCTGCATGGAGagaaaataaaagccaaaaaatgcCCAAAAGGCCCTATCCAGTGAAATGAATGCATCTAGCCAGCAAGTTTTTGACATAGCAAGACACATTGATCCATTTCTGCCTAAAGATTTATGCCTcggtttagctttttttttttttttaacccatcaCAATGATTACTTTCTGCACTCACCTCCTTTAACACTGGTAAGGCTGGACGAACTTTCTGACTGAGAACTGCTTGCCACTTCACCATCGGAGCCAgacttttctctcttctctttatcTAAAACAGTAATAAAGCTTGGTAGTAACTATATCCTCAAAGCCCTAACCCAATGTACTCATCACCCATAGCCAACTGAAATGTTAGACTTGTTGTTAATACAAAGTGCTCCCAATACACAAATTGTTAGGACAATAGGCTAAAATTCACACACCAGGAAGAGTATTCCTATTTAGTTAAGAGTAATTTTCAGTAGCCTTGTAAATGGATCCTATTAgatccaatgtgtttttttttttttcattttccacagTACAACCAACACAGTAAAAGAATTTACACAGTAGTGAAACCCAAACAAATGTACATTATAAATAACAAGACAACACAATTAGCTTTATGCAATCGGGGGATGTAGAAACTTGATTTTAGGTCACCACttttttgtactaaaaataaaaaaaaatgtagctggcATGCAGGGGAGGACTGAAAGtgtttattaaagaaattaagaatataagtaacagtaaaaataaagtttagcaTTTTCACAGTCAAGAGATATTGACTAAATTAAGGATTTTCTCATTTGGTTGCATTATTAAAACACTGACCTAAGGAAACAACTCAACAGCTAGTCAATATATGAATTACAATAAACATGCAATACTTACTATCCCGGGATACTTGCCAAAATTCAAATGCCACCTTAAAAGCTTGAGCTACTGTTAATGTAACAGCTTGGGCCTAAATTGAGGAAAGAACATTGCTAGGATAAAATATACAGGCAACTTGAATATTAagttaaacattaaatataaaaaaaaaataaaataaaaataaaacatgcaagtCTAATACACACAAAGCAATTACACAAGATAGCAACCAACTCCTTCTCACtgatgagggaaaaaaaaacaaaaacaaaaaaaaaaacagttaataaaataaacttaacaaaaataaacagcattaGGGAAGGTGAATTTAGGCTCTATAAGTAATGATATTTTATGGTCCAATAActcatgtaaaataaatcaagGTTACCATTTTCCGTTTTGTGCAGAGAAATGCATGGCATTCCAAGGTTTCATTCTGCTGGCTCTGAGCAATGTAGGCAAAAACTTTATCATGTAGCTTATCAGCTGTGCAATATGATATCCTGAAGAagaaaagtaacattttcagCAAGGATCCCAGTTAGTAACTAAAAGCAATGAAATTGTGGGACATAAAAGATAAACAACCGACCCTACAACGGGAGTTCTCCTCTTCACTTGATGCATGTGTTAATGTCACTAGAAAAGGAATTTAATTTAATCtggatggaggggggggggttagtcAAACTGGCAGGGCCTGCAAAAGGATCATCTCCCCCCCTCCCCTAAAACAAAACTGGAGAGGAGATTGTGAAGTACTATCAGAACTGTAAAAGGATTACAACAGATAATGCTTCTATTAAAACctacccataaaaaaaaatatatatatatatatatatatatatatatatatgctccgcccggctgatttgaataccccgcccagctctcggcagctctcatcctcggatctcagtgaagctgctctgtgtcctcctgtgcagccttcatgtgaaggagacataggcagccccgcccccatctcatagcacgagctcagatttctgcctttgaaatgtatccactgctagctgcgtgtgaattctgcatcctcacagctttgtgtacaaacctccatatctcctaatatgtatgtcacaatgacctgtaattttcagagtgtacaggggaccctcatagatactagttactacaatttcagccccccagctttaaaaaatttcaagatatgggggtcacaaatataaaaagttatgaaaattaaactttggggttgctgtttctgaggaaagtgcaactaggagtcctaaattgaaagtgcaaattggggaccccggagccactaacatagcaaggagcattgggatggggcccctaaatatataccaacctgtcacaaatctatacctatgaaactatcgtctgcttctcttctttgtacaccaatttctctgagggtgggggtacaaaactgaaaatataggtgcaagtggcgggcacattcccctcctacaatctcattactacagcatcattacaacataaaacactctgcccattaaaatgggcttccctgccctgttacacattcctgtccacttatctaacattctgaacttcagttggggaatggggaggtgtaagaaatcAAAAActtaggtacaagtggggaacatctgtgactaacatcccctaaaacttcatcactgtggcatcattagaaaatgaattctgcccactaaatgttattgaggttgaggtacaggaaggttacagtcgtgtaaCAAGCAAGTGCATTGTGAtggacagtttttattttttaatgttgtaatgatgccatggtgatgaaaggtgatcgccacacgtgtctcccacttccacctatatttttgtttccctgcacctcttaattctggagaaattggggtttgaggtaagatgcagacagatacgtgtaacagagcaggcagcacattttgctaggtagagatttatgttctcataatgccatactaattacattttacaaaggt is a genomic window containing:
- the LDLRAP1 gene encoding low density lipoprotein receptor adapter protein 1, translating into MDALKSAGRAIIRSPSLAKQSWGGSKHKKLPENWTDTRETLLEGMLFHLKYLGMTLVEQPKGEELSAAAVKRIVATAKASSKKLQKVLLKVTPRGIILYDSITNQLIENVSIYRISYCTADKLHDKVFAYIAQSQQNETLECHAFLCTKRKMAQAVTLTVAQAFKVAFEFWQVSRDNKEKREKSGSDGEVASSSQSESSSSLTSVKGATGNLLELDEATKALEILNAGDNHFEGLFQQNAANENNNIVWELDDGLDEAFSRLAESRTNPHVLDIGLTANDIQSEDCLSPCNWDRMELNQTDGEELFMF